In Gloeomargarita sp. SKYB120, the genomic stretch TTGCCGCCGCCCCACTGGACCCCCCGGATTTTCGGTTGGATCAGAATGTGCCCTGCAATCGCGTACAGGTCATCCTCGGTCAGGTCACGCATTTTTGGGTAAATATCGGCGCTGGCGATACTGGGATGAATCTCGGCAATGGACGTTAAACCGTCATAGCTCGTCGGGTTTTTCATGTAGTCCACCAAGGCTTCGATGTTATTGCGGGGTGGCGTGGCCAGAGCGAGGGATTCGGGGTCGAGGCCCACTGCTGGATTGGTTTTGGTAATGCCGCCTGCGTGACAGGTAGCGCATTTGGCGTTGAACAATCGTTTGCCGCGTTGTACCTGCTCTAGACTCAGGGTAACCATATCCCCCTTTTCGTTCAGGGGCACTGTGCGGGTTGCAACGTCTAACTTGACTGCCCAGGCCGGCGCAAACCAGCCCCACCACAGCCAAACCCCCAACGCTATGCACAAGCACATTCTGATCATGACTCTCCTTTGCCCAACACAACAGCCGCACCCTTTAGCTTAGCAGGAATCCGGGGGTCACATAGCGATGTCCGCCGGTTTGTTGCACAGG encodes the following:
- the psbV gene encoding photosystem II cytochrome c-550, with product MGVWLWWGWFAPAWAVKLDVATRTVPLNEKGDMVTLSLEQVQRGKRLFNAKCATCHAGGITKTNPAVGLDPESLALATPPRNNIEALVDYMKNPTSYDGLTSIAEIHPSIASADIYPKMRDLTEDDLYAIAGHILIQPKIRGVQWGGGKVHY